A region from the Bacteroidota bacterium genome encodes:
- the scpA gene encoding methylmalonyl-CoA mutase, translating to MKPNFRNINIKNAPAINDTEAWEKQHGIAPTWETPEHIMVKPVYTANDLKGAEHLHYAAGIPPFLRGPYSTMYVMQPWTIRQYAGFSTAEDSNAFYRRNLAAGQKGLSVAFDLATHRGYDSDHERVIGDVGKAGVAIDSILDMKILFDQIPLNKMSVSMTMNGAVLPIMAFYIVTALEQGAKLEELSGTIQNDILKEFMVRNTYIYPPEASMRIIADIFAYTSRHMPKFNSISISGYHMQEAGATADIELAYTLADGLDYIRTGLKAGLEIDAFAPRLSFFWGLGMNHFMEIAKLRAARMLWAKIVRQFDPKLAKSMALRTHTQTSGWSLTEQDPFNNVARTCIEALGAALGHTQSLHTNALDEAIALPTDFSARIARNTQIYLQEETYITKVVDPWGGAYYVEKLTHELAHKAWKHIEEIEAMGGMAKAIETGLPKMRIEEAAARKQARIDAVKDVIVGVNRYRLEKEDPIDILDIDNTAVRQAQIERLKQLRANRNEAEVQAALDAITHACATGEGNLLELAVDAAAKRASLGEISMACEKVFGRYKAVIRSISGVYSSESGQNESFRKAQAMADEFARLEGRRPRIMIAKMGQDGHDRGAKVVATGYADIGFDVDIGPLFQTPAEAARQAVENDVHVLGVSSLAAGHKTLVPQVIEELKKLGREDIIVIVGGVIPHQDYQFLYDAGAVAIFGPGTVISEAAISILEILLEMHKQ from the coding sequence ATGAAACCCAACTTCAGAAACATCAACATAAAGAATGCTCCGGCAATCAACGACACCGAGGCATGGGAAAAGCAGCACGGCATAGCGCCTACATGGGAAACCCCCGAGCACATCATGGTGAAGCCGGTTTACACGGCCAACGACCTGAAAGGCGCTGAACATCTGCACTATGCAGCCGGGATACCGCCATTTTTGCGCGGACCTTACAGCACCATGTATGTGATGCAGCCCTGGACCATCCGCCAGTACGCCGGATTCAGCACCGCCGAAGACAGCAATGCATTTTATCGCCGCAATCTGGCAGCCGGACAGAAAGGTCTCTCGGTGGCTTTCGACCTTGCCACACACCGCGGCTACGACTCCGACCATGAGCGTGTGATTGGCGATGTGGGCAAAGCAGGCGTGGCCATCGATTCGATCCTCGACATGAAGATCCTCTTCGACCAGATTCCGCTCAACAAGATGTCGGTTTCCATGACCATGAACGGTGCCGTCTTGCCCATCATGGCCTTTTATATTGTGACTGCGCTTGAGCAGGGCGCAAAACTCGAAGAGCTCAGCGGCACCATTCAGAACGATATCCTTAAGGAGTTTATGGTGCGCAACACCTACATCTATCCGCCCGAGGCCAGCATGCGCATCATTGCCGATATCTTTGCCTACACCTCGCGCCACATGCCCAAATTCAACAGCATCTCCATCTCGGGCTACCACATGCAGGAAGCGGGTGCCACGGCCGATATCGAGCTGGCCTATACCCTGGCCGACGGTCTCGATTACATCCGCACCGGATTGAAAGCCGGGCTTGAGATTGACGCCTTTGCTCCCAGGCTTTCGTTCTTCTGGGGTTTGGGCATGAACCACTTTATGGAGATTGCCAAACTGCGTGCCGCCCGTATGCTTTGGGCCAAGATTGTCAGGCAGTTCGATCCGAAACTTGCCAAGTCGATGGCCTTGCGCACCCACACCCAGACCTCGGGCTGGAGCCTGACGGAACAAGACCCGTTCAACAATGTGGCGCGCACCTGCATCGAAGCTCTGGGGGCTGCCCTCGGACACACCCAGAGCCTGCACACCAATGCCCTGGACGAAGCCATCGCCCTGCCCACCGACTTCTCGGCACGCATTGCCCGCAACACCCAGATCTATTTGCAGGAAGAAACCTACATCACCAAAGTGGTTGACCCCTGGGGCGGCGCATATTATGTGGAAAAACTGACGCACGAACTCGCCCATAAAGCCTGGAAACATATCGAAGAGATTGAAGCCATGGGCGGCATGGCCAAAGCCATCGAAACCGGCCTGCCAAAGATGCGCATCGAAGAAGCTGCCGCGCGCAAGCAGGCCCGCATCGACGCCGTGAAAGACGTGATTGTGGGGGTGAACCGCTACCGGCTTGAAAAAGAAGACCCCATCGACATCCTCGACATCGACAACACTGCCGTGCGTCAGGCACAGATTGAACGCCTGAAACAGCTGCGTGCCAACCGCAACGAGGCCGAAGTGCAGGCGGCCCTGGATGCCATCACCCATGCCTGTGCCACCGGTGAGGGCAACCTGCTCGAACTGGCAGTGGACGCCGCCGCCAAACGCGCCAGCCTGGGCGAGATCAGCATGGCCTGCGAAAAGGTATTCGGCAGGTACAAAGCCGTAATCCGCTCTATATCTGGTGTTTATTCAAGCGAGAGCGGACAAAACGAAAGCTTCAGAAAAGCCCAGGCCATGGCCGACGAGTTTGCCAGGCTCGAAGGACGCCGCCCGCGCATCATGATAGCCAAAATGGGACAGGACGGTCACGACCGCGGCGCGAAAGTGGTAGCCACCGGCTATGCCGATATCGGCTTCGATGTGGACATCGGCCCCCTGTTTCAAACTCCGGCAGAGGCAGCACGTCAGGCCGTGGAAAACGACGTGCACGTGTTGGGGGTGTCGAGCCTGGCCGCAGGCCACAAAACCCTTGTGCCCCAGGTGATCGAAGAACTGAAAAAACTCGGGCGCGAAGACATCATCGTCATCGTGGGCGGTGTGATCCCTCACCAGGATTACCAATTCCTCTACGATGCCGGCGCAGTGGCCATCTTCGGACCGGGAACGGTGATCTCCGAAGCCGCCATCAGCATACTCGAAATCCTGCTCGAGATGCACAAACAATAA
- the mnmA gene encoding tRNA 2-thiouridine(34) synthase MnmA, whose amino-acid sequence MEIAALVSGGVDSSVTIPLLKAQGFDPVIFYIKIGMEDVPGYTDCPSEEDIEITSYIADKYDCHFITVDLQKEYWERVVAYTIDAVKKGLTPNPDVMCNRMIKFGAFEERFGNQFDRISTGHYARILEQDNIRLLGCAADQVKDQTYFLARITQSQLSKLMFPLGDLTKAEVRAIAEKMRLPSAHRPDSQGICFLGKINYNEFIRRYTGERPGKIVELETGKVLGQHKGFWFHTIGQRKGLGLSGGPWYVVKKDVNENVVYVSNAVHPESLLSDQVWLTDMHLLHDSFRLEEGQPVRFKIRHQPDFYKGTVRLRQGMLMLQSAQPIAGIAPGQFGVVYHPELPYCLGSGVIAEAP is encoded by the coding sequence ATGGAAATAGCCGCTTTGGTTTCCGGCGGAGTGGATAGCTCGGTCACCATCCCCTTGCTCAAGGCACAGGGCTTCGATCCGGTGATCTTTTATATCAAGATCGGCATGGAAGATGTGCCAGGCTATACCGATTGTCCGTCGGAAGAAGATATCGAGATAACTTCCTATATTGCAGACAAATACGATTGTCATTTCATCACTGTTGACCTGCAGAAGGAATATTGGGAACGGGTGGTGGCCTACACCATTGATGCGGTGAAAAAAGGCCTGACCCCTAACCCCGATGTGATGTGCAACCGGATGATCAAGTTTGGCGCCTTCGAAGAGCGCTTTGGCAACCAGTTCGATCGCATCAGCACAGGTCATTACGCCCGCATTCTGGAGCAGGACAATATACGGTTACTGGGGTGTGCAGCCGATCAGGTAAAAGATCAGACCTATTTTCTGGCACGCATCACCCAAAGCCAGCTCAGCAAGCTGATGTTTCCGCTGGGCGACCTGACCAAAGCCGAGGTACGCGCCATAGCCGAAAAAATGCGCCTGCCCTCGGCACATCGCCCTGACAGCCAAGGGATCTGCTTTTTGGGAAAGATCAATTACAACGAGTTTATCCGCCGGTACACAGGCGAGCGCCCGGGAAAAATCGTGGAGCTCGAAACAGGCAAGGTCCTCGGACAGCACAAAGGTTTCTGGTTTCATACCATCGGTCAGCGCAAAGGACTGGGCCTCAGCGGCGGCCCCTGGTACGTGGTGAAAAAGGATGTAAACGAAAATGTGGTGTATGTTTCAAATGCCGTCCATCCCGAGTCGCTGCTTTCGGATCAGGTATGGCTCACCGACATGCACCTGCTGCACGACAGCTTCCGTCTGGAAGAAGGCCAGCCGGTGCGTTTCAAGATTCGTCACCAGCCCGACTTTTACAAAGGTACCGTCCGGCTCAGGCAAGGAATGCTGATGTTGCAGTCGGCGCAACCTATTGCCGGCATTGCACCCGGACAGTTTGGGGTTGTTTATCACCCCGAACTGCCCTATTGTCTCGGCAGCGGGGTGATTGCCGAGGCGCCTTAA
- a CDS encoding holo-ACP synthase, producing MIYGIGTDIIEVSRMERQLSNTTGLKEKLFTAREQEYAEARSTRFQHYAARFAAKEAFFKALGTGYRFGMAFTEVEVLNDALGKPVLEFSGKVKEYLEKEGLSRIHLSISHVKEMANAFVVIEKGD from the coding sequence ATGATCTACGGCATAGGGACAGACATCATCGAAGTAAGCCGGATGGAACGCCAGCTCTCGAACACAACCGGCCTGAAGGAAAAGCTCTTTACGGCGCGCGAGCAGGAATATGCCGAGGCCCGGAGTACGCGTTTTCAGCATTATGCAGCGCGTTTTGCCGCAAAAGAAGCATTCTTCAAAGCCCTGGGCACGGGCTATCGCTTCGGCATGGCCTTTACCGAAGTGGAAGTGCTCAACGATGCGCTGGGAAAACCGGTGCTGGAGTTTTCCGGCAAAGTGAAGGAATATCTGGAAAAAGAAGGCCTCAGCCGCATTCACCTGAGCATCTCGCACGTGAAGGAGATGGCCAATGCGTTCGTGGTCATCGAAAAAGGAGATTAA
- the kbl gene encoding glycine C-acetyltransferase gives MYGKIQQHLQQELEAIRQAGLYKSERIIVSPQNAEITLNTGQRVLNFCANNYLGLSDNPKLIEAAKKALDTHGFGMSSVRFICGTQDLHKTLERKVAEFFGTEDTILYAAAFDANGGVFEPLFGEEDAIISDALNHASIIDGVRLSKAKRYRYANADMEDLERQLIEAQAQRFRIIVTDGVFSMDGNVAPMDKIVELAEKYDALVMVDECHSAGVVGETGRGVTELFNIRGKVDIITGTLGKAFGGAIGGFTTGRKEIIELLRQRSRPYLFSNSLPPVVVAAGIRMFEMMDETNELQEKLHANTVYFMEKMLAAGFDIKPTQSAICAVMLYDAPLSQKMAARLLDEGIYVIGFYYPVVPKGQARIRVQLSAAHEKEHLDKAIAAFTKVGRELGVIK, from the coding sequence ATGTACGGTAAGATACAACAACACTTGCAACAGGAGCTCGAAGCCATCAGGCAGGCAGGCCTGTACAAAAGCGAACGCATCATCGTGAGTCCGCAAAACGCCGAAATCACCCTTAACACCGGTCAGCGTGTGCTCAACTTTTGCGCCAACAACTATCTGGGCTTGTCCGACAACCCAAAGCTGATTGAAGCAGCAAAAAAAGCCCTTGATACCCATGGATTTGGCATGAGTTCGGTGCGATTTATCTGCGGCACCCAGGACCTGCACAAAACCCTCGAACGCAAGGTGGCCGAGTTTTTTGGTACGGAAGATACTATCCTTTATGCTGCTGCCTTCGATGCCAATGGCGGCGTTTTCGAACCGCTGTTTGGCGAAGAGGATGCGATTATTTCCGATGCGCTCAACCATGCCTCCATCATCGACGGGGTGCGGCTCAGCAAGGCAAAGCGCTACCGCTACGCCAATGCCGATATGGAAGATCTGGAAAGGCAACTCATTGAAGCACAGGCACAACGCTTCCGCATCATTGTGACCGACGGCGTTTTTTCGATGGACGGCAATGTGGCTCCGATGGATAAGATTGTGGAATTGGCCGAAAAATACGACGCCCTGGTGATGGTGGACGAGTGCCATTCGGCTGGTGTGGTGGGCGAAACCGGCAGGGGTGTAACCGAACTGTTCAACATCCGCGGCAAGGTGGATATCATCACCGGTACACTGGGGAAAGCCTTTGGCGGTGCCATTGGCGGATTTACGACAGGCCGGAAGGAAATCATCGAACTTTTGCGCCAGCGCTCACGCCCCTATCTGTTCAGCAACTCCCTGCCGCCTGTGGTGGTGGCTGCCGGCATCCGAATGTTCGAGATGATGGACGAAACCAACGAGCTGCAGGAAAAACTCCATGCCAATACGGTCTATTTCATGGAAAAAATGCTGGCAGCCGGGTTCGATATCAAGCCCACCCAGTCGGCCATTTGCGCGGTGATGCTTTACGATGCACCGCTGTCGCAAAAGATGGCTGCCCGGCTGCTCGACGAAGGCATCTACGTGATTGGCTTCTACTATCCGGTGGTGCCCAAAGGACAGGCCCGCATCCGGGTACAGCTCTCGGCAGCGCACGAAAAAGAACACCTCGACAAAGCCATTGCCGCATTTACCAAAGTGGGCCGCGAACTGGGTGTAATTAAGTAA
- a CDS encoding methylmalonyl-CoA mutase small subunit gives MEQEINKLFAEFPPVSTEEWEVQIIKDLKGADYEKKLVWKTAEGFSVRPYYRMEHLNEVPWRHNLPGSFPFVRGNKPAGNDWLVREDIVVDDIATANEKALALLMKGVDALGFRLDCKRSYTIDDIEALLKNIRVDIAEVNFSNSPDQLSLVRFMDQLVRKYNRLPEKVRGSVEYDPLGRFSRRGKWYDNEEADFSLAYELAKAAERLPAFRVLSVNGRLFANAGATITQEMAFTLSMAAEYLTRLTDKGLFIGQVAPKMKFNLAVGSNYFMEMAKIRAYRLLWAHLVNAYGLNDAMNGRMFIHAENSTWNFTVYDPYVNMLRTTTGTMSAVLAGVDSFRVLPFNEVFEPTTEFSERIARNQQLVLREESYLDKVADPAAGSFYLDKLTDTLAEEAWNRFLQIQDEGGYVEAMRKNVIQQMLADTARKRRDNAANRKEILLGVNQYPNFTERITKPLDPAIFAPTDQAAADAEISTIKTWRGAQEFEALRYQTDMYSLAHKRPVAWMFTFGNLAMRRARSTFACNFFACAGYEVVDNNGFASIDEGIAAARNEKPEIVVICSSDEEYATIALPIFEALKNETIVVLAGYPAELTETLKAAGFENFIHVRSNVLETLKGFQQKLGIA, from the coding sequence ATGGAACAGGAAATCAATAAGCTGTTCGCCGAGTTTCCACCGGTCAGCACGGAAGAATGGGAAGTGCAGATCATCAAAGACCTCAAAGGCGCTGATTACGAAAAGAAACTGGTTTGGAAAACAGCCGAAGGTTTTTCGGTCAGGCCCTACTACCGCATGGAACACCTCAACGAAGTTCCTTGGCGTCACAACCTGCCCGGAAGTTTTCCGTTTGTCAGGGGCAACAAACCCGCAGGCAACGACTGGCTGGTGCGCGAAGACATTGTGGTGGACGACATTGCCACCGCCAACGAAAAGGCGCTTGCCCTGCTCATGAAGGGCGTGGATGCCCTGGGATTCAGGCTCGATTGCAAAAGGTCCTACACCATAGACGACATCGAGGCGCTGCTGAAGAATATCCGTGTTGACATTGCGGAAGTTAATTTCAGCAACTCGCCCGACCAGTTGAGCCTCGTCCGGTTTATGGATCAGCTGGTGCGCAAATACAACCGCCTGCCGGAAAAAGTACGGGGATCGGTGGAATACGACCCCCTCGGCCGCTTCAGCCGCCGCGGAAAGTGGTACGACAACGAAGAGGCCGATTTCAGTCTGGCCTACGAGCTGGCCAAAGCTGCCGAGCGTCTTCCGGCATTCAGGGTATTGAGTGTCAACGGCAGGCTTTTTGCCAATGCCGGAGCCACCATCACCCAGGAAATGGCCTTTACCCTGTCGATGGCTGCCGAATACCTCACCCGCCTTACCGATAAAGGCCTGTTTATCGGCCAGGTAGCCCCGAAAATGAAATTCAACCTGGCGGTGGGTTCAAATTATTTCATGGAAATGGCAAAAATCAGGGCCTACCGCCTGCTGTGGGCACACCTGGTGAATGCCTACGGCCTCAACGATGCCATGAACGGCCGGATGTTTATCCATGCCGAAAACAGCACCTGGAACTTTACTGTGTACGACCCCTACGTGAACATGCTGCGCACCACCACCGGCACCATGTCGGCTGTGCTGGCCGGGGTTGATTCGTTCCGTGTGCTGCCTTTCAACGAAGTGTTCGAGCCGACCACCGAATTTTCGGAACGCATTGCGCGCAACCAGCAACTGGTGCTGCGCGAAGAGTCGTATCTCGACAAAGTGGCCGACCCGGCAGCTGGTTCGTTCTATCTCGACAAGCTTACCGATACCCTGGCCGAAGAAGCCTGGAATCGCTTTTTGCAGATTCAGGACGAAGGCGGATATGTGGAGGCCATGCGTAAAAATGTAATTCAGCAAATGCTGGCCGACACCGCCCGCAAAAGGCGCGACAATGCGGCCAACCGCAAGGAAATTTTGCTGGGCGTAAACCAATATCCCAACTTCACCGAACGCATCACCAAACCCCTCGACCCCGCCATCTTTGCCCCAACCGACCAGGCAGCCGCCGATGCCGAGATCAGCACCATCAAAACATGGCGCGGCGCCCAGGAATTTGAAGCCCTTCGCTATCAGACTGATATGTACAGCCTCGCACACAAACGTCCGGTGGCCTGGATGTTCACCTTTGGCAACCTGGCCATGCGCAGGGCACGTTCCACCTTTGCATGCAACTTTTTTGCCTGCGCAGGCTATGAAGTGGTGGACAACAACGGTTTTGCCAGCATTGACGAAGGCATAGCCGCTGCGCGTAACGAAAAACCGGAAATTGTGGTCATCTGCAGTTCCGACGAAGAATATGCCACCATTGCCCTTCCCATCTTCGAGGCATTGAAAAACGAGACTATCGTTGTGCTGGCTGGCTATCCCGCCGAACTGACCGAAACCCTCAAAGCAGCTGGTTTCGAAAACTTCATCCACGTGCGCTCCAATGTGCTCGAAACCCTGAAAGGTTTTCAACAGAAACTTGGAATTGCCTAA